Proteins encoded by one window of Actinocorallia herbida:
- a CDS encoding MCE family protein — protein MNGRRILINVAVFALLSVALTGWALAGVVRFDFVERPYTISAEFTSSPGLHENFEVAYLGIRVGKIRSLRLDAPHHMVVAELAIDRGVRIPAELTAAAGRKSAVGEPYVDLAPRPGTDLGRHIEPGGRITKEHTSVPVAYGDLFAQVIDGLKAIDPASTKILFRELAAGWEGREDSLRQIVDGSAALTEAFVGRTELIDGLTGDLSELTRSLAGRPEALGSSIDNAAALLGPLSDLRAELREVLERSPALTTRLADLTTATDPYLGCAVGALDDALGTIATPAKMKDVRETLGMAGTLISALDDIIRPTSAGPALNLSAVISTKGEAPLEYRDPIPQPTVPEIPECASGADPFKAPAPSEKSEQKRQTEAAAPSPTTPATTSTAVARPVAEASPGGPPGWLVWLPPVLALAVLARVAAKTLPVLIRRRSR, from the coding sequence GTGAACGGGCGGCGCATCCTGATCAACGTCGCGGTCTTCGCGCTGCTGTCCGTCGCGCTGACGGGCTGGGCGCTGGCCGGCGTCGTCCGGTTCGACTTCGTCGAGCGGCCGTACACGATCAGCGCGGAGTTCACCTCCTCGCCGGGCCTGCACGAGAACTTCGAGGTCGCCTACCTGGGCATCCGGGTCGGCAAGATCCGGTCGCTGCGGCTCGACGCGCCGCACCACATGGTCGTCGCGGAGCTGGCGATAGACCGGGGAGTGCGGATCCCGGCCGAGCTCACCGCGGCCGCCGGGCGCAAGTCGGCGGTCGGCGAGCCGTACGTCGACCTCGCGCCCCGGCCCGGCACGGACCTCGGCCGGCACATCGAGCCGGGCGGGCGGATCACCAAGGAGCACACCTCGGTGCCCGTCGCGTACGGCGACCTGTTCGCGCAGGTCATCGACGGGCTCAAGGCGATCGACCCGGCATCCACCAAGATCCTCTTCCGGGAGCTCGCCGCCGGATGGGAGGGCCGGGAGGACTCGCTGCGCCAGATCGTCGACGGCAGCGCGGCGCTCACCGAGGCGTTCGTCGGCCGGACCGAGCTGATCGACGGGCTCACCGGGGACCTGTCCGAGCTCACCCGATCGCTCGCGGGGCGTCCCGAGGCGCTCGGCTCCAGCATCGACAACGCCGCGGCCCTGCTCGGCCCGCTGTCGGATCTGCGCGCCGAACTGCGCGAGGTGCTGGAGCGCTCACCCGCCCTCACCACCCGCCTCGCCGACCTCACCACCGCGACCGACCCCTACCTCGGCTGCGCCGTCGGCGCCCTCGACGACGCGCTCGGCACCATCGCCACCCCCGCGAAGATGAAGGACGTGCGCGAGACCCTCGGCATGGCCGGGACGCTCATCAGCGCGCTGGACGACATCATCCGGCCCACCTCCGCCGGCCCCGCGCTCAACCTCTCCGCGGTCATCTCCACCAAGGGAGAGGCGCCCCTGGAGTACCGGGACCCGATTCCGCAGCCCACGGTCCCGGAGATCCCGGAGTGCGCGAGCGGCGCGGATCCGTTCAAGGCACCCGCGCCTAGTGAGAAATCTGAGCAAAAGCGGCAGACTGAGGCGGCCGCGCCGTCACCCACCACCCCGGCCACGACGAGCACGGCCGTCGCCAGGCCCGTCGCCGAGGCGTCGCCGGGCGGGCCGCCCGGCTGGCTCGTGTGGCTCCCGCCGGTGCTGGCCCTCGCCGTGCTGGCGCGGGTCGCGGCCAAGACCCTGCCCGTTCTGATCCGGCGCCGGAGCCGGTGA
- a CDS encoding MCE family protein, whose amino-acid sequence MRRLVPLLAAAALVAGCSPSTLGAPTGDVTLVATFPDVQNLVAGHSVQMSDIPIGSVVSVKRVGYQAEVRFSIEDDYRIPEGAAAEIAQTSLLGENYVELTLPDGSDMTTGPFLRDGARITRTSVAPQFEQVAGDAGRILEAISGDDLATLVNETATALDGQGPALNKMVAQSADLVAAFAEQRDDLGRAIGRLADLGETLKAHNGTLRTSRINETIGLIERNKTEILGTVEDLTKTARRLNDKVFAGRAEKMRLLIKRLDPTLATLGGSSDKISALVKSLVGFQEVLPKVVWDGQLMVYGALKLGLYNNASEEASDVLPFLDQIIQGGGR is encoded by the coding sequence GTGAGACGGCTCGTCCCGCTGCTCGCCGCGGCCGCGCTCGTCGCGGGCTGCTCGCCCTCGACCCTCGGCGCGCCGACCGGCGACGTCACGCTCGTCGCGACCTTCCCCGACGTGCAGAACCTCGTCGCCGGGCACAGCGTGCAGATGAGCGACATCCCGATCGGCAGCGTCGTCAGCGTCAAGCGGGTCGGATACCAGGCCGAGGTGCGGTTCTCCATCGAGGACGACTACCGGATCCCCGAAGGGGCCGCGGCCGAGATCGCGCAGACGTCACTGCTGGGCGAGAACTACGTCGAACTGACCCTTCCCGACGGATCGGACATGACGACCGGACCGTTCCTCCGCGACGGCGCCCGGATCACCCGCACCAGCGTCGCGCCGCAGTTCGAGCAGGTCGCCGGGGACGCGGGCCGGATCCTGGAGGCCATCAGCGGCGACGACCTCGCCACCCTCGTCAACGAGACCGCGACCGCCCTCGACGGCCAGGGCCCGGCGCTCAACAAGATGGTCGCCCAGTCCGCCGACCTCGTCGCCGCGTTCGCCGAGCAGCGCGACGACCTGGGCCGGGCCATCGGACGCCTCGCCGACCTCGGCGAGACCCTCAAGGCGCACAACGGCACTCTCCGGACCAGCCGGATCAACGAGACCATCGGCCTCATCGAGCGGAACAAGACCGAGATCCTCGGCACCGTCGAGGACCTCACCAAGACCGCGCGCAGGCTCAACGACAAGGTCTTCGCCGGGCGGGCCGAGAAGATGCGGCTGCTCATCAAGCGGCTCGACCCGACCCTCGCGACCCTCGGCGGCAGCAGCGACAAGATCTCCGCGCTGGTGAAGAGCCTCGTCGGGTTCCAGGAGGTGCTGCCGAAGGTCGTCTGGGACGGGCAGCTCATGGTCTACGGGGCGCTCAAGCTCGGGCTCTACAACAACGCGTCGGAGGAGGCCAGCGACGTGCTGCCCTTCCTCGACCAGATCATCCAGGGGGGCGGCCGGTGA
- a CDS encoding DUF2470 domain-containing protein, with amino-acid sequence MTKGPSAAERVRTLAYGVAGATLAVLGLDEELTVAAHATGDDGVPLLLMPTETAIVQALRQEPDLPATLCVNDLAPVPLADRVRGTAWLHGWVSEVPLEGRREAAIRISRLHPRADLLDIGARIPAEQEWTVLSLDIAEAEIDDLWGEESIEPEDYAAARPDPFVAVESGMVAHLDAEHRTELVALFRARYGRVVPEPVVRAVGLDRFGLRVRCSPPASGGPAPFDLRFDFPKPVRDLNGLRCAYRKMFGFARDSAA; translated from the coding sequence GTGACCAAGGGTCCCAGTGCGGCGGAACGGGTGCGCACTCTCGCCTACGGCGTGGCCGGCGCCACGCTGGCGGTCCTCGGCCTCGACGAGGAACTGACCGTCGCGGCCCACGCCACCGGTGACGATGGCGTGCCCCTGTTGCTCATGCCGACGGAAACCGCCATCGTGCAGGCGCTCAGGCAGGAGCCCGACCTTCCGGCCACCCTGTGCGTGAACGACCTCGCCCCCGTGCCGCTCGCCGACCGCGTCCGCGGCACCGCCTGGCTGCACGGCTGGGTCAGCGAGGTTCCGCTCGAAGGGCGTCGTGAGGCCGCCATCCGCATCTCCCGGCTGCACCCGCGCGCCGACCTCCTCGACATCGGGGCCCGTATCCCCGCCGAGCAGGAATGGACCGTGCTCAGCCTCGACATCGCCGAAGCCGAGATCGACGACCTGTGGGGTGAGGAGTCCATCGAGCCCGAGGACTACGCCGCGGCCCGGCCCGACCCGTTCGTCGCGGTCGAGTCCGGCATGGTCGCCCACCTCGACGCCGAACACCGGACCGAGCTCGTCGCCCTGTTCCGGGCCCGGTACGGACGGGTGGTGCCCGAACCCGTCGTCCGGGCCGTCGGCCTCGACAGGTTCGGCCTGCGCGTCCGCTGCTCCCCGCCCGCGAGCGGCGGCCCCGCCCCCTTCGACCTGCGCTTCGACTTCCCCAAGCCCGTCCGCGACCTCAACGGGCTGCGCTGCGCCTACCGCAAGATGTTCGGTTTCGCCCGCGACAGCGCCGCCTGA
- a CDS encoding trans-sulfuration enzyme family protein — protein MSDLRPETRAVHTPIIQPQGSTPLGMPIYQGHLFAFDSAEGMAAAFDGPAQPPFYSRLGNPTVRSFEAALADLEGGAGAVATASGMAAVNAVLKAFLRSGDHVIAQSCLYGGTYGTLETLKEKWGVEVTYVSGEDAAEVAAAVRPNTKVLYLETIANPTTRVPDFRPLFDAVPEGVKKIVDNTFATPLLCRPLEFGADAVLHSATKYICGHGDAVAGVVVLATPEDERAVWAEVVETGPTLDPFAAYLLLRGLSTLGLRVARHSSNAQFLAERLLAHPKVASVSYPGLPTHPDHKIAAHQFADGAGGVLAFDLTGGRDAGRRFIESTKLIALTASLGEAKTLAIHPASTSHRMYSAEALAAAGFTEGTIRLAVGIEHPEDLWNDLYTTLESL, from the coding sequence ATGAGCGACCTTCGTCCGGAGACCCGAGCCGTCCACACCCCGATCATCCAGCCGCAGGGCAGCACTCCCCTCGGCATGCCGATCTATCAGGGGCACCTCTTCGCTTTCGACAGCGCCGAGGGCATGGCCGCGGCGTTCGACGGCCCGGCGCAGCCGCCCTTCTACAGCAGGCTCGGCAACCCCACGGTCCGCTCCTTCGAAGCGGCGCTCGCCGACCTGGAAGGCGGCGCGGGAGCCGTCGCCACCGCCTCCGGCATGGCGGCCGTCAACGCGGTCCTCAAGGCGTTCCTGCGCTCCGGCGACCACGTCATCGCGCAGAGCTGCCTGTACGGCGGCACCTACGGCACCCTGGAGACGCTCAAGGAGAAGTGGGGCGTAGAGGTCACCTACGTCTCGGGCGAGGACGCCGCGGAGGTCGCGGCCGCGGTCCGGCCGAACACCAAGGTCCTCTACCTGGAGACCATCGCCAACCCCACCACCCGGGTCCCCGACTTCCGGCCCCTCTTCGACGCGGTGCCCGAAGGCGTCAAGAAGATCGTCGACAACACCTTCGCGACGCCGCTGCTGTGCCGTCCGCTGGAGTTCGGGGCCGACGCGGTGCTGCACTCGGCCACCAAGTACATCTGCGGACACGGCGACGCCGTCGCGGGCGTCGTGGTGCTGGCCACGCCCGAGGACGAGCGCGCGGTCTGGGCGGAGGTCGTCGAGACCGGCCCGACCCTTGACCCTTTCGCCGCCTACCTCCTGCTGCGCGGCCTCTCCACCCTCGGCCTGCGCGTCGCCCGGCACAGCTCCAACGCCCAGTTCCTCGCCGAGCGCCTCCTGGCCCACCCGAAGGTCGCCTCCGTCTCCTACCCTGGCCTCCCCACCCACCCCGACCACAAGATCGCCGCCCACCAGTTCGCCGACGGCGCCGGCGGCGTCCTCGCCTTCGACCTGACCGGCGGCCGCGACGCGGGCCGCCGTTTCATCGAGTCGACGAAGCTCATCGCCCTCACCGCGTCCCTGGGCGAGGCCAAGACCCTCGCCATCCACCCGGCCAGCACCTCCCACCGCATGTACTCCGCCGAGGCCCTGGCCGCCGCCGGCTTCACCGAGGGCACCATCCGCCTCGCCGTCGGCATCGAACACCCCGAAGACCTCTGGAACGACCTCTACACCACCCTCGAATCCCTCTGA
- a CDS encoding MCE family protein yields the protein MARGAREARGGAKRGPALGVLIKFTAFAIATSLLTYVIGAQIVGADYGDKYELKASFEDVGGLIKGDLVKVAGAPVGKVSAVEVAAGRAVVTMEVEKDLRLPADSTAEIRWRNLIGQRLVYLVPGAQTGRYLEDGATLAATKAVVDLGEIVNSLGPLTGSLDPDQLNKILQATAAMLDGNGDDIGLMTVGLQNLVGSLATRKDDLTSILDSYSTLTETAVRRDEQIAGVIDDLVAISEAFAGNTDVLGSAGTELAQVSEVLDQVISGNQRELDRTVANLDTVVKTAVGNIDELDQIVTGLPPALRSLFAVTNGGHYVRINAMCLNIVQGECPTQMKLSGPGNTTSRQQMLDGQETLADLVARLTGSAPEGGNG from the coding sequence ATGGCGCGCGGCGCACGCGAGGCACGCGGCGGCGCGAAGCGCGGCCCGGCCCTGGGCGTGCTCATCAAGTTCACCGCCTTCGCGATCGCGACGTCGCTGCTGACCTATGTCATCGGGGCGCAGATCGTCGGCGCGGACTACGGCGACAAGTACGAGCTGAAGGCGTCCTTCGAGGACGTCGGCGGGCTCATCAAGGGCGACCTGGTGAAGGTCGCGGGCGCTCCCGTCGGCAAGGTCTCGGCCGTCGAGGTCGCCGCGGGCAGGGCCGTCGTCACCATGGAGGTCGAGAAGGACCTGCGGCTGCCCGCCGACAGCACCGCCGAGATCCGCTGGCGCAACCTCATCGGCCAGCGCCTCGTCTACCTCGTGCCCGGCGCGCAGACCGGCAGGTACCTGGAGGACGGGGCGACCCTCGCGGCGACCAAGGCGGTCGTGGACCTCGGCGAGATCGTCAACTCGCTCGGCCCGCTCACCGGCAGCCTCGACCCCGACCAGCTCAACAAGATCCTCCAGGCGACCGCGGCGATGCTCGACGGCAACGGCGACGACATCGGCCTGATGACCGTCGGCCTCCAGAACCTCGTCGGCTCCCTCGCCACCCGCAAGGACGACCTGACCTCGATCCTCGACAGCTACTCGACCCTGACCGAGACCGCCGTCCGCCGCGACGAGCAGATCGCCGGCGTCATCGACGACCTCGTCGCGATCAGCGAGGCGTTCGCCGGGAACACCGACGTGCTCGGCTCGGCCGGCACCGAACTCGCCCAGGTCAGTGAGGTGCTCGACCAGGTCATCAGCGGCAACCAGCGCGAACTCGACAGGACCGTGGCCAACCTGGACACGGTGGTGAAGACCGCCGTCGGGAACATCGACGAGCTCGACCAGATCGTCACCGGCCTGCCGCCCGCGCTGCGCTCCCTGTTCGCCGTCACCAACGGCGGCCACTACGTCCGGATCAACGCCATGTGCCTGAACATCGTCCAGGGCGAGTGCCCGACGCAGATGAAGCTCTCCGGCCCCGGCAACACCACGAGCAGGCAGCAGATGCTCGACGGCCAGGAGACGCTGGCCGACCTCGTCGCCCGGCTCACGGGCTCGGCCCCCGAAGGGGGGAACGGCTGA
- a CDS encoding MCE family protein, producing the protein MKTRLAALGAALPLLLSGGCSALPGGGTSITVYFDRATSFYEGSHVMVMGVDVGTVDEVEIQGDRIRVTATVESGVPLPADVKASIMPLNLVGERNLVLYPAYTPGKPKAKDGHVIEQADTTLPIETDEALAAFTEVLDAIDPLQARRVTQKAAAAFEGNGQAFNAALQQTGQLTETLGGQADALAELADNLASVAKVVEGKEDALGTMIEQVSSATEVFAQERDAIKQLVEGLVRLVRSGDVLLEKYEGTLADDVRVLTQVSLIVKGNSGRLAQLIEALPGVARAFLKSWNRKSHIAELQFAVDPSLRALMKQLGMPEECLLPSPTFSNCPWEDK; encoded by the coding sequence GTGAAGACCCGTCTCGCGGCGCTCGGCGCCGCGCTCCCGCTGCTCCTGTCCGGAGGCTGCTCGGCGCTGCCGGGCGGCGGCACCTCGATCACCGTGTACTTCGACCGCGCGACGAGCTTCTACGAGGGCTCGCACGTCATGGTCATGGGCGTCGACGTCGGGACCGTGGACGAGGTGGAGATCCAAGGGGACCGGATCCGGGTCACCGCCACGGTCGAGTCCGGCGTGCCGCTCCCTGCCGACGTCAAGGCGTCGATCATGCCGCTCAACCTCGTCGGCGAACGCAACCTCGTCCTGTATCCGGCGTACACGCCGGGCAAGCCGAAGGCGAAGGACGGGCACGTCATCGAGCAGGCCGACACGACCCTGCCGATCGAGACCGACGAGGCGCTCGCCGCGTTCACCGAGGTGCTCGACGCGATCGACCCGCTCCAGGCCCGGCGCGTCACGCAGAAGGCGGCGGCCGCGTTCGAGGGCAACGGGCAGGCGTTCAACGCCGCGCTCCAGCAGACCGGCCAGCTCACCGAGACCCTCGGCGGCCAGGCCGACGCGCTCGCCGAACTCGCCGACAACCTCGCGTCCGTCGCGAAGGTGGTCGAGGGCAAGGAGGACGCGCTCGGCACGATGATCGAACAGGTCTCCTCGGCCACCGAGGTCTTCGCCCAGGAGCGCGACGCGATCAAGCAGCTGGTCGAGGGGCTGGTCCGGCTCGTCCGGAGCGGTGACGTCCTGCTGGAGAAGTACGAGGGCACCCTCGCCGACGACGTCCGGGTCCTCACCCAGGTGTCCCTGATCGTCAAGGGCAACAGCGGACGGCTCGCGCAGCTCATCGAGGCGCTGCCGGGCGTCGCGCGGGCGTTCCTCAAGTCCTGGAACCGCAAGAGCCACATCGCGGAGCTCCAGTTCGCGGTGGACCCCTCCCTGCGCGCGCTGATGAAGCAGCTCGGCATGCCCGAAGAGTGCCTGCTGCCTTCACCGACGTTCTCCAACTGCCCCTGGGAGGACAAGTGA
- a CDS encoding MCE family protein: protein MSGSDLSLSRASRVRFGLAGTAVLAAAVCAAAAGAMPSEPPAREYTAVFHRAGQGLDAKSRVKVRGMTVGTVSSVTLDAQGRAVVRLRVEKGVRVPETVTAKVEPLSVFGPKDISLDLGTGEGTGPYLPDGSAITRTTDPAELAETGRPLAELADAIDPDDVATVLHTLAAALRGNGATLHRTTTDAAAILDTAHGDLDRTRRTLKDLAVLGDVLGSRSTKIGRLIEDADTVSDTLAEHPEDFEATLANARTLAGTLSRTLERDGDAIGGLIDRGSLVNDTLYPRQDELGELIGGLNGFFGGLAAILQLPGPEGTKMGAVNLFVSLNLCDIFTEECPAGWMYGGSPSAGKEPK, encoded by the coding sequence ATGAGCGGATCAGACCTCTCCCTGTCACGCGCCTCCCGCGTCCGCTTCGGACTCGCCGGGACCGCGGTCCTCGCCGCGGCGGTCTGTGCCGCGGCCGCCGGGGCCATGCCGTCCGAGCCGCCGGCCCGCGAGTACACGGCGGTGTTCCACCGGGCCGGCCAGGGCCTGGACGCCAAGTCGCGGGTCAAGGTCCGCGGCATGACCGTGGGCACCGTCTCGTCGGTCACCCTCGACGCCCAGGGCCGCGCCGTCGTCCGGCTCCGGGTCGAGAAGGGCGTCCGCGTCCCCGAGACCGTCACCGCGAAGGTCGAGCCCCTGTCGGTGTTCGGCCCGAAGGACATCTCGCTGGACCTCGGCACGGGCGAGGGCACCGGCCCGTACCTGCCCGACGGCTCCGCGATCACCAGGACGACCGACCCCGCCGAGCTCGCCGAGACCGGCCGCCCCCTGGCCGAGCTCGCCGACGCGATCGACCCCGACGATGTCGCCACGGTCCTGCACACCCTCGCCGCCGCCCTCCGCGGCAACGGCGCGACCCTGCACCGGACCACGACCGACGCGGCGGCGATCCTCGACACCGCGCACGGCGACCTCGACCGCACCCGCCGGACCCTCAAGGACCTCGCCGTCCTCGGCGACGTCCTGGGCAGCAGGTCCACGAAGATCGGCCGGCTGATCGAGGACGCCGACACCGTCAGCGACACCCTCGCCGAGCACCCCGAGGACTTCGAGGCCACCCTCGCCAACGCCCGCACCCTCGCCGGGACGCTCTCGCGCACCCTGGAACGTGACGGCGACGCGATCGGCGGCCTCATCGACCGGGGAAGCCTCGTCAACGACACCCTCTACCCCCGGCAGGACGAGCTGGGCGAGCTGATCGGAGGGCTCAACGGGTTCTTCGGCGGCCTCGCCGCGATCCTCCAGCTCCCCGGCCCGGAAGGCACCAAGATGGGCGCCGTCAACCTCTTCGTCTCGCTCAACCTGTGCGACATCTTCACCGAGGAGTGCCCGGCCGGCTGGATGTACGGCGGCAGCCCCTCGGCCGGGAAGGAGCCGAAGTGA
- a CDS encoding TauD/TfdA dioxygenase family protein has product MVEFRKVTRNIGAEVSGVDLREGLEPEQVQAIRTGLLDHGVLFFRDQHITDEQHVAFAKQFGTANLPPMDTSGSAVHVLDQTDPKGEGGDQWHSDNTFMRTPPMGSMLRAVILPEVGGDTLWANMYLVYESLAPWLRRLVDELYAEHDLTMSVSKAIDKGHRMDLRDLQEKNPPVVHPVVRVHPETGRKALYVNRSSVTRLIGLSRRENEAILPLLFDAVRDPQFQVRLNWRVGTMAFWDNRPTQHYAVADYVQRRKMHRVTINAPEAIDDGVPKGPNGVTGDDSPAEANAARYL; this is encoded by the coding sequence ATGGTGGAGTTTCGGAAGGTCACGCGGAACATCGGGGCTGAGGTCTCGGGGGTGGATCTGCGGGAGGGGCTTGAGCCGGAGCAGGTTCAGGCGATCCGGACGGGGTTGCTGGATCACGGGGTGCTGTTCTTCCGGGACCAGCACATCACCGACGAGCAGCATGTGGCGTTCGCGAAGCAGTTCGGGACGGCGAACCTGCCGCCGATGGACACCAGCGGGTCCGCGGTGCACGTGCTGGACCAGACCGACCCGAAGGGGGAGGGCGGCGACCAGTGGCACAGTGACAACACGTTCATGCGGACGCCGCCGATGGGGTCGATGCTGCGGGCCGTCATCCTGCCGGAGGTCGGCGGGGACACCCTGTGGGCCAACATGTACCTCGTGTACGAGTCGCTGGCGCCGTGGCTGCGCAGGCTCGTCGACGAGCTTTACGCCGAGCACGACCTGACGATGTCGGTCTCCAAGGCGATCGACAAGGGGCACCGGATGGACCTCCGGGACCTCCAGGAGAAGAACCCGCCGGTCGTCCACCCCGTCGTGCGGGTGCACCCGGAGACCGGGCGGAAGGCGCTGTACGTGAACCGCAGCTCGGTCACCCGGCTCATCGGGCTGTCGCGGCGCGAGAACGAGGCGATCCTGCCGCTGCTGTTCGACGCGGTCCGCGACCCGCAGTTCCAGGTCAGGCTCAACTGGCGGGTCGGCACCATGGCGTTCTGGGACAACCGGCCGACGCAGCACTACGCCGTCGCCGACTACGTCCAGCGCCGCAAGATGCACCGGGTCACCATCAACGCGCCCGAGGCGATCGACGACGGCGTGCCGAAGGGCCCGAACGGCGTCACCGGCGACGACTCCCCCGCCGAGGCGAACGCCGCCCGCTACCTGTGA
- a CDS encoding MarR family winged helix-turn-helix transcriptional regulator has protein sequence MESEEDTLIGEFGLLLSVSSRLERIAGRALERRAGISHVMLEVLLRLEQGCVSMSHMAQEMILTSGGMTRLIDRMERAGLLTRHTSETDRRVQKASLTAKGRETLARARAVHTQTLQEFYAGPLDDAERAVLRTALERLDAKGRAELPSLG, from the coding sequence GTGGAGAGCGAGGAAGACACGCTGATCGGCGAGTTCGGGCTGCTACTGAGCGTCAGCTCGCGGCTGGAGCGGATCGCCGGGCGGGCACTGGAACGGCGGGCGGGGATCTCCCACGTCATGCTCGAGGTGCTGCTGCGCCTGGAGCAGGGTTGCGTGTCGATGAGCCACATGGCCCAGGAGATGATCCTCACCAGCGGCGGCATGACCCGGCTGATCGACCGGATGGAACGGGCGGGCCTGCTCACCCGGCACACCTCCGAGACCGACCGGCGCGTCCAGAAGGCGTCCCTCACCGCGAAGGGCCGCGAGACCCTGGCCCGCGCCAGGGCCGTCCACACCCAGACCCTCCAGGAGTTCTACGCGGGCCCCCTCGACGACGCCGAACGCGCCGTCCTCCGCACCGCCCTGGAGCGCCTCGACGCCAAGGGCCGCGCCGAACTCCCGTCCCTCGGCTAG
- the rpsD gene encoding 30S ribosomal protein S4 has protein sequence MNNPRPKAKLSRALGVPLTPKCVKYFEARPYPPGVHGRSRKKDSPYKDQLLEKQRLRAQYNIREAQLRLAFERARKVEGKTGEALVVDLERRLDAIVLRAGFARTIYQARQFVVHRHILVNGKRVDRPSYRLRPGDFISVHERSKPMLPFQTAAQGGYAPAANAPYLDVRTDALIAKLERLPERREIPVVCDEQQVVEFYSR, from the coding sequence TTGAACAACCCCCGCCCCAAGGCGAAGCTCTCCCGGGCCCTCGGCGTCCCCCTGACGCCGAAGTGCGTCAAGTACTTCGAGGCCCGTCCCTACCCGCCTGGTGTGCACGGACGCAGCCGCAAGAAGGATTCGCCCTACAAGGACCAGCTGTTGGAGAAGCAGCGGCTGCGCGCGCAGTACAACATCCGCGAGGCGCAGCTGCGCCTGGCGTTCGAGCGGGCCCGCAAGGTCGAAGGCAAGACGGGCGAGGCCCTCGTCGTCGACCTCGAGCGCCGGCTCGACGCGATCGTGCTGCGCGCGGGCTTCGCCCGCACCATTTACCAGGCGCGCCAGTTCGTGGTGCACCGCCACATCCTGGTGAACGGCAAGCGGGTCGACCGCCCGTCCTACCGCCTGCGCCCGGGCGACTTCATCTCCGTCCACGAGCGCAGCAAGCCCATGCTTCCGTTCCAGACGGCGGCCCAGGGCGGCTACGCCCCCGCGGCCAACGCCCCCTACCTGGACGTCCGCACCGACGCCCTCATCGCCAAACTGGAACGCCTCCCCGAACGCCGCGAGATCCCCGTGGTGTGCGACGAACAGCAGGTGGTGGAGTTCTACAGCCGATAA
- a CDS encoding MlaD family protein — protein sequence MALPSLRDLNRRIVALVSLSLLIGCIGFAFLYGQVGLFQGGYHVTGVFTETGGLKEGDDVRLAGVKVGKVTAIDPDFDRGKVRITFRVESGIDLGPQTRADVQLANLLGGRYLKLTGPVQEPYLADLSETKREIPEDRTGTPYTVVAALNKTTGDLGRLDMKSITRILEETEKIDLPSRENLNRLLTNVSTLNAALNAKSPQFQQLIADANRLTGVLATKNDDLARLLEASQTLLETLTEHRDELASSLGNNARVVDTLADVVGKRGKELDDLLANLHTLTRRLEPRMADLNTDLALLGPTFQGLANAGSTGDGLAAMITGLGILQGTQTILPPEARP from the coding sequence ATGGCGCTGCCTTCGCTGCGCGACCTGAACCGGCGGATCGTCGCGCTGGTCTCGCTGTCCCTGCTCATCGGATGCATCGGGTTCGCCTTCCTGTACGGCCAGGTCGGCCTGTTCCAGGGCGGCTACCACGTCACCGGCGTGTTCACCGAGACCGGCGGGCTCAAGGAGGGCGACGACGTGCGCCTGGCCGGGGTCAAGGTCGGCAAGGTCACCGCGATCGACCCCGACTTCGACCGCGGCAAGGTGCGGATCACGTTCCGCGTCGAGTCCGGGATCGACCTCGGGCCGCAGACCCGCGCCGACGTCCAGCTCGCGAACCTCCTCGGCGGCCGGTACCTCAAGCTCACCGGTCCCGTCCAGGAGCCCTACCTCGCCGACCTCTCCGAGACCAAGCGGGAGATCCCCGAGGACCGGACCGGGACGCCGTACACGGTCGTCGCGGCGCTCAACAAGACGACGGGCGACCTCGGCAGGCTCGACATGAAGTCGATCACCAGGATCCTCGAGGAGACCGAGAAGATCGACCTGCCGTCCCGGGAGAACCTGAACAGGCTTCTCACCAACGTGAGCACGCTGAACGCCGCGCTCAACGCCAAGAGCCCGCAGTTCCAGCAGCTCATCGCGGACGCCAACCGGCTCACCGGGGTCCTCGCCACCAAGAACGACGACCTGGCCCGGCTGCTGGAGGCGTCCCAGACCCTCCTGGAGACACTGACCGAGCACAGGGACGAGCTCGCCTCCTCGCTCGGGAACAACGCCAGGGTCGTCGACACGCTCGCCGACGTCGTCGGCAAGCGCGGCAAGGAACTGGACGACCTGCTGGCGAACCTGCACACCCTGACCCGGCGGCTGGAGCCCCGCATGGCCGACCTGAACACCGATCTCGCCCTGCTCGGCCCGACCTTCCAGGGCCTGGCCAACGCGGGCAGCACCGGCGACGGGCTCGCCGCGATGATCACGGGGCTCGGCATCCTTCAGGGCACCCAGACGATCCTGCCCCCGGAGGCCCGGCCGTGA